In a genomic window of Anoxybacter fermentans:
- a CDS encoding acetyl-CoA C-acetyltransferase, giving the protein MREVIIASAVRTPIGTFGGTLKDVKATDLGAIVIKEAIKRAGIKPENVEEVIMGNVLQAGLGQNPARQSAIKAGLHHSIPAMTINKVCGSGLKAVNLAAQAIIAGDADIIVAGGMENMSQAPYLLKNARWGQRMGHGELIDVMIHDGLWCAFDDTHMGITAENIAKEYGITRKEQDEFAAFSQQKAEKALVEGRFKDEIVPVEVPQRKGDPIIFDTDEHPRKGVTVESLAKLRPVFKKDGTVTAGNASGINDGAAALVVMSKEKADELGVKPLVKIKGYASAGVEPRIMGTGPIPATKKVLEKTGLTIEDLDLIEANEAFAVQSLAVLKELGLDPDKVNVNGGAIALGHPIGASGARILVTLIHEMLKRDSKYGLATLCIGGGQGVATIVER; this is encoded by the coding sequence ATGAGAGAAGTTATTATTGCCAGTGCTGTCCGGACTCCAATTGGGACTTTTGGCGGAACTTTGAAAGATGTTAAAGCTACTGATCTGGGGGCTATTGTTATTAAAGAAGCCATCAAGCGTGCTGGAATCAAGCCTGAAAATGTAGAAGAAGTAATTATGGGCAATGTACTTCAGGCCGGTCTTGGCCAAAATCCTGCCCGGCAGTCTGCGATTAAAGCAGGATTACATCATAGCATTCCTGCTATGACCATCAACAAGGTCTGTGGTTCTGGTCTTAAGGCAGTTAATCTGGCAGCTCAGGCCATTATCGCTGGAGATGCAGATATTATCGTGGCCGGTGGAATGGAAAACATGAGTCAGGCTCCGTATCTTTTGAAAAATGCCCGTTGGGGCCAGCGGATGGGACACGGTGAACTGATTGATGTTATGATCCATGATGGACTCTGGTGTGCTTTTGATGATACTCATATGGGTATTACTGCTGAAAATATTGCTAAAGAATACGGAATTACCCGTAAAGAGCAGGATGAGTTTGCTGCTTTCAGTCAACAGAAGGCAGAGAAAGCTCTGGTTGAAGGACGGTTTAAAGATGAGATTGTTCCTGTAGAGGTTCCACAGCGGAAAGGTGATCCCATTATCTTTGATACAGATGAACATCCTCGTAAAGGTGTAACTGTTGAGAGTCTGGCTAAATTGCGTCCTGTTTTCAAAAAAGATGGAACTGTAACTGCTGGTAATGCTTCCGGTATAAATGATGGAGCTGCTGCTCTTGTAGTTATGTCAAAAGAAAAGGCTGATGAGTTGGGTGTAAAACCTCTGGTTAAGATTAAAGGTTATGCATCTGCCGGGGTTGAGCCGCGGATTATGGGTACTGGTCCTATTCCTGCAACTAAAAAAGTTCTTGAAAAGACTGGTCTTACCATTGAAGATCTTGATCTTATAGAAGCAAATGAGGCTTTTGCAGTTCAATCTCTAGCGGTTTTAAAAGAATTGGGGCTTGATCCCGATAAGGTAAATGTTAATGGCGGTGCTATTGCTCTGGGCCATCCTATTGGTGCTAGTGGTGCCCGGATTCTGGTTACTCTAATCCATGAAATGCTGAAGCGTGATAGCAAATATGGTCTTGCTACTCTCTGTATCGGTGGTGGCCAGGGTGTGGCAACTATAGTTGAGCGGTAG
- a CDS encoding flavodoxin family protein, producing MKILIVYSKEGKIEEYADALRKGAESKGHQVTMKKASERGDMVSCHPYDLLIVGSPILGVFGGKIAEDLKPYLSALKRTEGQNSIAFVKRKIFGTDKALRRLMGVMESQGCIVKDFRGFRSLDEAYQFGRHL from the coding sequence ATGAAGATATTAATTGTTTATTCTAAAGAAGGAAAAATTGAAGAATATGCTGATGCTCTTAGAAAAGGTGCTGAATCTAAAGGACATCAGGTGACGATGAAAAAAGCAAGTGAGAGAGGAGATATGGTGAGCTGTCACCCTTATGATTTACTTATTGTAGGAAGTCCAATTTTGGGGGTATTTGGCGGTAAAATTGCTGAAGATTTAAAACCTTACCTTAGTGCTCTAAAAAGGACAGAAGGACAGAATTCCATCGCTTTTGTGAAACGTAAGATATTTGGTACTGATAAAGCACTTCGCCGCTTGATGGGAGTTATGGAATCTCAGGGCTGTATTGTTAAAGACTTTCGTGGATTTCGTTCTTTAGACGAGGCTTATCAATTTGGTAGGCATCTTTAG
- a CDS encoding 3-hydroxybutyryl-CoA dehydrogenase gives MMKVGVIGAGTMGSGICQVLAQSGHQVYLVEQNAEFLNKGLARIEKGYDRNVKKERMTEEEKNAAMANITGIEGVSNLPGDLDLVIEAVVEELDVKKEVFKELDQVCDSKTILATNTSALSISEIAVVTGRPDKVVGMHFFNPVPVMKLVEVIRGAVTSDETFNFVKELAESLGKTPVEVKEAPGFVVNRILIPMINEAAYILMEGIASAEDIDKAMKLGANHPIGPLALADLIGLDVCLSIMETLYTEFGDPKYRPCPLLRKMVRANQLGRKTGQGFFSY, from the coding sequence ATGATGAAAGTTGGAGTAATTGGTGCAGGAACAATGGGTTCCGGTATCTGTCAGGTTCTGGCACAGAGTGGTCATCAGGTTTATCTGGTAGAACAGAATGCTGAGTTTTTAAATAAAGGTCTGGCCCGTATCGAAAAGGGGTATGACCGGAATGTAAAAAAAGAACGGATGACTGAAGAAGAGAAGAATGCCGCTATGGCTAATATTACCGGAATTGAAGGTGTATCTAATCTGCCTGGAGATCTGGATCTGGTGATTGAAGCTGTTGTAGAAGAATTGGATGTAAAAAAAGAGGTTTTTAAAGAATTGGATCAGGTTTGTGATTCTAAAACTATTCTTGCTACCAATACATCTGCTTTAAGTATCAGTGAGATTGCTGTCGTGACCGGACGGCCGGATAAGGTTGTTGGAATGCATTTCTTTAATCCGGTTCCGGTAATGAAACTGGTAGAAGTGATCAGAGGTGCTGTTACTTCTGATGAGACTTTTAACTTTGTTAAAGAACTGGCTGAATCTCTGGGCAAAACCCCCGTTGAAGTCAAAGAGGCTCCCGGTTTTGTAGTTAACCGGATTTTGATTCCGATGATTAATGAGGCTGCTTATATCCTGATGGAAGGGATTGCATCAGCAGAAGATATTGATAAGGCAATGAAGTTGGGGGCTAATCATCCAATTGGTCCATTAGCTTTAGCAGACCTTATCGGGCTGGATGTCTGTCTTTCCATTATGGAGACCCTTTATACCGAGTTTGGTGATCCCAAGTATCGGCCATGTCCACTGTTAAGAAAAATGGTTCGCGCAAATCAATTGGGTCGGAAGACTGGTCAGGGATTTTTCAGTTACTAA
- a CDS encoding DUF1934 domain-containing protein, whose translation MATEILISIKNLQKQDGEKNIINYQTRGFLYDKGQATYLQYEESAEGLEGVRTTLKLEKNRVTLIRHGKVSMCQVFEEGVKDESQYKTSYGSIPLSTDTKRLEQALGFDEGRIRIYYDLYLGDELTSNNTLEIIYQTIQDS comes from the coding sequence ATGGCCACAGAGATTTTAATCAGCATTAAGAATTTACAAAAACAGGATGGAGAAAAGAATATTATTAATTATCAAACCCGGGGATTTCTCTATGATAAAGGACAGGCTACCTATCTTCAATATGAGGAAAGTGCCGAGGGTCTTGAGGGTGTTCGAACGACCCTGAAACTGGAGAAAAACCGGGTTACTTTAATTCGTCATGGAAAAGTCTCCATGTGTCAGGTCTTTGAAGAAGGGGTTAAAGATGAGAGTCAATATAAAACATCTTACGGCAGCATTCCACTTTCAACTGATACCAAGCGTCTTGAGCAGGCTTTGGGTTTTGATGAAGGCCGAATTCGAATTTATTATGATTTATACCTTGGTGATGAATTGACCAGTAATAATACTCTGGAGATTATTTATCAAACAATACAGGATAGCTAA
- a CDS encoding GGDEF domain-containing protein, with the protein MKKSNNNLIWKEIEIKLICVGIPAIGLTILLSYLPKINPLADFNIIVFMVINVFADLLSVVLPTGVNLSLSFPFMICVLLLLGSTATMWVYIPGVVVSHILKKKEPFKIIFNVSQISISVYIAGLFLPDNISNIVLTRDILWILLVVVILDFFNFAQVIKIICINRGSKFFKTFYEIWIHEMATVRPIYYATGIIMAICYQAQGIIGALLVAAPVLGAFFLLNAQNELKSQTSRANTDALTELGNRYALANWWKKELSYIINNSKDLSVLMIDIDNFKKFNDTYGHDIGDEILKLVARTIKKCVRQTDCVFRFGGEEFVVLLPDSNIDNAKQVAERIRISISETKIPHLNNVSITISAGLSHLTSLLIEEENDIPDELIRRADKAMYMAKQNGKNQVQVYI; encoded by the coding sequence ATGAAAAAGAGTAATAATAATTTGATATGGAAAGAAATAGAAATCAAACTGATCTGTGTCGGAATCCCCGCTATCGGTCTAACTATATTACTTTCTTATTTACCTAAAATAAATCCTCTAGCTGATTTTAATATTATTGTTTTTATGGTTATAAATGTTTTTGCTGATCTCTTATCTGTTGTATTACCTACCGGAGTTAACCTCAGTTTAAGTTTTCCGTTCATGATCTGTGTTCTTCTGTTATTGGGATCCACAGCCACCATGTGGGTTTATATTCCGGGCGTTGTTGTTTCACATATTTTAAAAAAGAAAGAACCTTTTAAAATAATATTTAATGTCAGTCAGATCAGTATTTCTGTATATATAGCAGGATTGTTTTTACCGGATAATATTTCCAATATAGTTCTTACTCGTGATATTCTCTGGATCCTTTTAGTTGTAGTAATCCTTGACTTTTTCAATTTCGCTCAGGTAATAAAAATTATCTGTATTAATAGAGGTAGTAAATTTTTTAAAACCTTTTATGAAATTTGGATACATGAAATGGCTACAGTTCGTCCCATTTATTATGCAACAGGAATTATCATGGCCATTTGTTATCAAGCCCAGGGAATAATAGGCGCACTCTTAGTTGCAGCCCCCGTATTAGGCGCATTTTTTCTGTTAAATGCACAAAATGAATTAAAAAGCCAGACTTCACGGGCCAATACTGATGCACTGACTGAATTGGGTAACCGTTATGCTTTAGCCAATTGGTGGAAAAAGGAACTTTCTTATATCATTAACAATAGTAAGGATTTAAGTGTACTAATGATTGATATTGATAATTTTAAGAAATTTAACGATACATACGGACATGATATCGGCGATGAAATACTGAAGCTAGTTGCCAGGACTATAAAAAAATGCGTCAGACAGACCGACTGTGTATTCCGTTTTGGCGGAGAAGAATTTGTAGTTCTTTTACCTGATTCTAATATTGACAATGCAAAACAGGTAGCTGAACGAATCCGTATTTCCATCAGTGAAACTAAAATTCCACACCTGAATAATGTAAGTATTACTATAAGTGCAGGATTATCACATCTAACCTCACTTTTGATTGAAGAAGAAAATGATATTCCCGATGAATTAATCCGTCGGGCTGATAAAGCTATGTATATGGCCAAACAGAATGGCAAAAATCAGGTTCAGGTTTATATCTAA
- a CDS encoding HD domain-containing protein, whose product MLTRSLTLKERKLIQEIETFIRDKHRHSEGHDYSHVLEVVRYSLKIAKAIEEPVNPFILICGALFHDIGRIYDEEGTLHGLIGGAITDMYLKSTWVKEEDACKIVRIVVRHTATSRIPPETVEEKIVYDADGLDRLGLMGMIRGVMGKRGSIKEILENRSRKRLLDYKRLYFDVSREIGEKLYNETLEIVAQLLNALETRLKDINDIQLP is encoded by the coding sequence ATGCTTACACGAAGTCTGACTCTAAAAGAACGGAAATTAATTCAAGAAATTGAAACATTTATTCGTGACAAACACCGCCACAGTGAAGGACATGATTATTCTCACGTTCTGGAAGTAGTCAGGTATTCATTAAAAATCGCAAAAGCCATTGAAGAACCTGTCAATCCCTTTATACTGATCTGTGGAGCATTATTTCATGATATCGGCAGGATTTATGATGAGGAAGGAACCCTACACGGTCTCATTGGCGGGGCTATTACTGACATGTATTTAAAATCCACCTGGGTAAAAGAAGAAGATGCCTGTAAAATTGTTCGCATAGTCGTTCGTCATACCGCCACCTCCAGAATTCCACCCGAAACCGTTGAAGAGAAAATTGTTTATGATGCTGACGGATTAGACCGATTGGGTTTAATGGGTATGATCCGGGGAGTTATGGGAAAACGCGGTTCAATAAAAGAAATATTGGAAAACAGGAGCAGAAAACGGCTTTTAGATTATAAACGTTTATATTTTGATGTCAGCCGCGAAATTGGTGAAAAACTTTATAATGAAACCTTAGAGATTGTTGCCCAACTATTAAATGCCTTAGAAACCCGTCTTAAAGACATTAATGACATCCAACTTCCTTAA
- a CDS encoding short-chain-enoyl-CoA hydratase has product MTFVNLNLTKEDGIGILTINRPEALNALNRELLNELKEAIAQIKDDPEIKVCIITGEGKAFVAGADIGEMVEFNAVEGREFGRLGNSVFNALEEMEKPVIAAINGYALGGGCELALACDIRLASEKAKLGQPEVGLGITPGFGGTQRLVRAIGPAKAKELIFTGKIIDANEAHAIGLVNHVYPAESLLEEAKKMAREIANKAPFAVKLCKRAINEGMEMDLKRGLEMEADLFGLCFATEDQKEGMRAFLEKRKAEFKGE; this is encoded by the coding sequence ATGACTTTTGTCAATCTGAATTTGACAAAAGAAGATGGGATTGGGATTTTAACTATCAATCGTCCGGAGGCTTTAAATGCTTTGAATAGAGAACTATTGAATGAATTAAAAGAAGCTATTGCTCAGATTAAAGATGATCCTGAGATTAAAGTCTGTATTATTACAGGCGAAGGTAAAGCTTTTGTGGCCGGTGCTGATATCGGTGAGATGGTGGAATTTAATGCTGTTGAAGGCCGGGAATTTGGACGGTTGGGCAACTCTGTCTTTAATGCATTAGAGGAGATGGAGAAACCTGTTATTGCAGCTATTAACGGTTATGCCCTTGGTGGTGGATGTGAGCTGGCTCTGGCCTGTGATATTCGGCTTGCATCTGAAAAGGCCAAATTAGGTCAACCTGAGGTTGGTCTGGGAATTACTCCTGGTTTTGGTGGAACCCAGCGGTTAGTCCGGGCCATTGGTCCTGCTAAGGCGAAAGAATTGATCTTTACTGGAAAGATTATCGATGCCAATGAAGCACATGCAATCGGTCTGGTAAATCATGTTTATCCTGCTGAAAGCCTATTAGAAGAAGCGAAAAAAATGGCCAGAGAGATTGCTAATAAAGCACCTTTTGCTGTTAAGTTGTGCAAACGGGCTATCAATGAAGGTATGGAGATGGATTTAAAGCGGGGTTTAGAAATGGAAGCAGATTTATTTGGACTTTGTTTTGCTACAGAGGATCAAAAAGAAGGTATGAGAGCTTTCTTGGAGAAAAGGAAAGCTGAGTTTAAGGGAGAATAG
- a CDS encoding XapX domain-containing protein — MKDILLSTFTGMVVGVIFTVFKLPLPAPPTLASVMGVVGIFLGYILVKFLFHM, encoded by the coding sequence ATGAAAGATATACTGTTGTCAACGTTTACAGGTATGGTTGTAGGAGTTATTTTCACAGTATTTAAATTACCTCTTCCCGCACCGCCGACATTGGCAAGTGTAATGGGTGTTGTAGGGATATTTTTAGGATATATTCTGGTCAAATTTCTGTTCCATATGTAG